Within Schaalia sp. HMT-172, the genomic segment GCCGGAACACGGCCATGATGAACAGGGTAAAGAGCAGCTTCCGACGCAAGTCGGGGGTACGGAACGCCTGGGCAAATGCACCGAGCAAGGCTTCCTCCTACGGGTGATGGGCAGCGGGGCCAAAGCCCCTAGACTGACTTAGCTTACCCGACACGGGTAATAAATGGCGAGATCCAATCATTAATAGATACGCTCGACCGCGTATTTAACGACGCGCGGCGCGCGGCGCGCCCACGAACAGGGCGCAAGTCTTTCACCTCAACACGGCTGTTTGACAACGCTCATCAGGCGAAAGACGGCAAAGACAACGGGGGTGGTCCATGAAGGACCACCCCCGTCTCACCTCAGCGGGCCGAGATGGAACCGCCAGCGGCAGTGATCTTTGCCTCGGCGGAGGACGACCAGGAGTCGACCTCAACCTCGAGCTTGACGCTCAGCTCGCCGTTACCGAGCACCTTGACGGGCGCGGAATCGCGAACGGCGTGCTTGGCGATGAGATCCTCAACCGTGACCTTGCCGCCCTCGGGGAAGAGCTCCCCGAGCTTGCCAACGTTCACGACCTGGTACTCAACGCGGAAGGGGTTCTTGAAGCCGCGAAGCTTCGGCAGACGCATGTGGATCGGCATCTGGCCACCCTCGAAGCCGGCAGCAACCTGGTAACGGGCCTTGGTGCCCTTGGTGCCACGGCCAGCGGTCTTACCCTTCGAACCCTCACCGCGACCCACGCGGGTCTTCGCGGTCTTGGCTCCGGGGGCAGGACGCAGGTGGTGCAGCTTAACGATCTGCGTCTTCTTCGTGGAGTCCGCCATTGTCAGTCGACCTCCTCAGCGGTCACCAGGTGACGCACGGTGCGAACGGCGCCCAGAACGGCGTCCGTCTGCTCACGCACGACACTCTGGCCGATCTTGCGCAGCCCGAGGGTGCGCAGCGTGTCCTTCATGTTCTGCTTCGCGTGAGCAGAGGACTTGACCTGCGTGATCTTGATGTTCTTCGCCATCACTTAGCCTCCCCTGCAGCGGCCTTATCGGCCTCGGCGGCCTCGGCAGCCGCGCGCTTCTCAGCCTCGCCCTCTGCGCGAGCGCGCAGCATGGACGCAGGAGCAACGCGCTCGAGGGGCAGGCCGCGACGAGCGGCGACAGCCTCGGGCTGCTCGAGTTGCTTAAGTGCGTCAACCGTCGCGTGGACGATGTTGATCGCGTTGGACGAGCCCAGCGACTTGGTGAGCACGTCGTGGACGCCCGCGGCCTCCAGGACGGCGCGCACCGGGCCACCGGCGATAACGCCGGTACCGGGGGCGGCCGGACGGAGCAGGACGATACCGGCGGTATCGCGGCCCTGCACCACGTGCGTAATCGTGCGGCGGATCATCGGGACGCGGAAGAAGTTCTTCTTCGCCTCCTCGACGCCCTTGGAAATGGCCTGGGGAACTTCCTTGGCCTTTCCGTAGCCGACGCCCACCGTGCCTTCGCCGTCACCCACGACAACCAGGGCGGTGAAGGAGAAACGACGTCCACCCTTCACGACCTTGGAGACGCGGTTGATCGTCACGACGCGCTCGATGTACTCGTTCTTGTTCTCGTTGTTCCGGCGGTTATCGCGATCGTTGCCGCGGCCGGAGCGGCGCTCACGGCGATCGTTGTTCTCGCCCGCGCCCGAACCGTTCCTGTCTCGCTGCTGTGCAGCCATCAGATGATCTCTCTTTCTTTCGGCTCGTTCACAGCTCGAGTCCGCCCTCACGGGCGGCCTCGGCAACGGCCGCAACGCGACCTGCGTACTTGTTACCACCACGGTCGAAGACGACAGCGGAGATACCGGCGGCCT encodes:
- the rplO gene encoding 50S ribosomal protein L15 — its product is MADSTKKTQIVKLHHLRPAPGAKTAKTRVGRGEGSKGKTAGRGTKGTKARYQVAAGFEGGQMPIHMRLPKLRGFKNPFRVEYQVVNVGKLGELFPEGGKVTVEDLIAKHAVRDSAPVKVLGNGELSVKLEVEVDSWSSSAEAKITAAGGSISAR
- the rpmD gene encoding 50S ribosomal protein L30; translated protein: MAKNIKITQVKSSAHAKQNMKDTLRTLGLRKIGQSVVREQTDAVLGAVRTVRHLVTAEEVD
- the rpsE gene encoding 30S ribosomal protein S5; amino-acid sequence: MAAQQRDRNGSGAGENNDRRERRSGRGNDRDNRRNNENKNEYIERVVTINRVSKVVKGGRRFSFTALVVVGDGEGTVGVGYGKAKEVPQAISKGVEEAKKNFFRVPMIRRTITHVVQGRDTAGIVLLRPAAPGTGVIAGGPVRAVLEAAGVHDVLTKSLGSSNAINIVHATVDALKQLEQPEAVAARRGLPLERVAPASMLRARAEGEAEKRAAAEAAEADKAAAGEAK